The following coding sequences are from one Campylobacter sp. RM16187 window:
- the recA gene encoding recombinase RecA, which yields MAVEKEDNKKIGSAELDADKKKALELALKQIDKSFGKGTVVRLGDREIEPIDSISTGSLGLDLALGIGGVPKGRIVEIYGPESSGKTTLTLHIIAEAQKAGGVCAFVDAEHALDVKYAANLGVDTDNLYISQPDYGEQALDIVETLARSGAIDLIVVDSVAALTPKNEIEGDMGDQHVGLQARLMSQALRKLTGILHKMNTTVIFINQIRMKIGAMGYGTPETTTGGNALKFYASVRIDVRKIATLKQNEEPIGNRTKVKVAKNKVAPPFKVAEFDIMFGEGISKEGEIIDYGVKLDIVDKSGAWFSYKANKLGQGRENAKAYLKEHPEVAEEIVTAIKGSMGVDHIIGSSKDDDDASEVGDE from the coding sequence ATGGCGGTAGAAAAAGAGGATAATAAAAAAATAGGATCGGCTGAACTTGATGCTGATAAGAAAAAAGCGCTAGAGCTAGCCTTAAAGCAGATTGATAAATCATTTGGTAAAGGCACAGTCGTCAGACTTGGCGATAGAGAGATAGAGCCGATAGATAGCATATCTACAGGTTCGCTAGGACTTGATCTGGCACTTGGTATAGGCGGAGTGCCAAAAGGAAGAATCGTAGAAATTTACGGACCAGAGAGCTCCGGAAAGACTACATTGACCCTTCATATAATAGCTGAAGCTCAAAAGGCCGGTGGAGTATGCGCCTTTGTCGATGCTGAGCATGCTCTTGATGTAAAATACGCCGCAAATTTGGGCGTAGATACGGATAATCTTTATATTTCTCAGCCAGATTACGGCGAACAAGCACTTGATATCGTAGAGACTTTGGCCAGAAGCGGAGCTATTGATTTAATAGTTGTTGATAGTGTTGCTGCGCTAACTCCTAAAAACGAGATAGAAGGGGATATGGGCGATCAGCACGTAGGTCTTCAGGCTCGTTTGATGTCTCAAGCTCTTAGAAAGCTCACCGGAATTTTACACAAGATGAATACAACTGTAATATTCATCAATCAAATTCGTATGAAAATCGGTGCTATGGGATACGGCACACCTGAGACTACTACGGGTGGAAATGCGCTTAAATTTTACGCCTCCGTTAGAATAGATGTTCGTAAAATCGCTACTTTAAAGCAAAACGAAGAGCCTATAGGAAACCGCACTAAGGTAAAAGTAGCAAAAAACAAAGTCGCTCCTCCATTTAAAGTGGCTGAATTTGACATTATGTTTGGCGAGGGAATTAGCAAAGAAGGCGAGATAATAGACTACGGCGTGAAGCTTGATATCGTAGATAAGAGTGGAGCTTGGTTTAGCTACAAGGCAAACAAACTCGGTCAGGGCAGAGAAAATGCCAAAGCTTATTTAAAAGAGCATCCTGAA
- a CDS encoding menaquinone biosynthesis family protein, whose translation MYMAIKFGWVNSTNLRFSNLALDIQTLNEEALKGTYDATAISFGLYPLIRDSYALLRCAVSFGDGYGPKLIKKKDKILKRNFRVALSGKHTTNALLFRVAYPEARIVYKNFLEIENAVLSGEVDAGVLIHESILTFSDELCVEREIWDIWREFAGDNLPLPLGGMAVRRSLPITDAIECERVLTKAVKIATDHKPFLSHMLMERNLIRVDKEKLKIYLNLYANDSSVSMNETQLNAVNRLFEIGYKHGFYDELIDARDYLVPTEYNDIRFS comes from the coding sequence ATGTATATGGCGATAAAATTTGGCTGGGTTAATTCTACAAATTTGCGTTTTAGCAACCTCGCTTTAGATATCCAAACGCTTAACGAAGAGGCGCTAAAAGGCACTTACGACGCTACGGCGATCAGCTTTGGACTCTATCCGCTTATAAGAGATAGCTACGCTCTGCTTCGCTGCGCGGTTAGTTTTGGCGATGGGTACGGACCAAAACTCATTAAGAAAAAAGATAAAATTTTAAAGCGAAATTTTAGGGTCGCACTCTCAGGCAAGCACACTACAAACGCGCTTTTATTTCGCGTGGCGTATCCTGAAGCAAGGATAGTTTATAAAAATTTCTTAGAAATAGAAAATGCCGTTTTAAGCGGCGAAGTCGATGCGGGAGTGCTCATACACGAAAGCATCTTGACCTTTAGCGACGAGCTTTGCGTAGAGCGTGAAATTTGGGACATCTGGCGTGAGTTTGCGGGTGATAATTTACCGCTTCCGCTTGGCGGCATGGCTGTTAGAAGAAGCTTGCCGATAACTGACGCGATAGAGTGCGAGCGAGTGCTTACCAAAGCCGTTAAGATCGCAACCGATCACAAGCCGTTTTTATCGCACATGCTTATGGAGCGAAATTTGATCCGAGTCGATAAAGAAAAGCTTAAAATTTATCTAAATTTATACGCTAATGATAGCTCCGTATCGATGAACGAAACGCAGCTAAACGCCGTAAATAGGCTCTTTGAGATAGGCTACAAGCACGGCTTTTACGATGAATTAATCGACGCTCGCGACTATCTGGTGCCGACCGAATACAACGACATAAGGTTTAGCTAA
- the fliQ gene encoding flagellar biosynthesis protein FliQ, with translation MQSTLIELGIETFKTALYLSFPMLLAGLSAGLIISIFQATTQINEMTLSFVPKIILVVVVIIFLMPWMVSMMVDFTIRMIEFIPHFVQ, from the coding sequence ATGCAATCAACCCTAATAGAGCTAGGCATAGAGACCTTTAAAACCGCGCTTTATCTTAGCTTTCCTATGCTTTTAGCTGGTCTAAGTGCCGGTCTTATCATCAGCATCTTTCAAGCGACCACACAGATAAACGAGATGACGCTAAGCTTCGTGCCAAAGATCATCCTCGTAGTCGTTGTTATCATATTTCTCATGCCTTGGATGGTGAGCATGATGGTTGATTTTACCATCCGCATGATCGAGTTTATACCGCATTTTGTTCAATGA
- a CDS encoding UDP-N-acetylmuramate dehydrogenase, translated as MTKLIDFSKFTSVKIGGVHEVLLIDSTQDDTQGRVIIGGGNNLLVSPNPAPMAILSDKFDYIKLEGEILEIGAATKSGKIYNFAKKHDLAGFEFLQNIPGTLGGMIKMNAGLCGISMSDNLLEVRLKRGWVKKDEIKFAYRYCELNEIAFAAKFKATKGFNAALANEFAFKRSNQPKGASFGSCFVNPAGDYAGRLIEAVGLKGHSIGGAKFSEKHANFLINFDNASFDDAINLINLAKKLVLEKFGVELKTEVVII; from the coding sequence ATGACCAAGCTTATTGATTTTTCTAAATTTACCTCGGTTAAAATAGGCGGCGTGCACGAGGTTTTGCTCATAGATAGCACGCAAGATGATACGCAAGGTCGCGTGATAATAGGCGGCGGAAATAACCTTTTAGTTTCGCCAAACCCTGCTCCGATGGCGATTTTAAGCGATAAATTTGACTATATAAAGCTTGAAGGCGAAATTTTAGAGATAGGTGCAGCTACAAAGAGCGGTAAAATTTATAATTTTGCCAAAAAGCACGATCTAGCAGGCTTTGAGTTTTTACAAAATATCCCGGGCACGCTTGGAGGCATGATCAAGATGAATGCGGGGCTTTGTGGAATTTCCATGAGCGACAACCTACTTGAAGTGCGTTTAAAACGAGGCTGGGTTAAAAAAGATGAGATAAAATTTGCTTATAGATATTGCGAGCTAAATGAAATTGCTTTTGCAGCCAAATTTAAAGCAACAAAAGGCTTTAACGCCGCACTTGCAAACGAATTTGCGTTTAAACGCTCAAACCAGCCAAAAGGAGCCAGCTTTGGAAGCTGCTTTGTAAATCCGGCGGGAGATTACGCGGGCAGACTTATCGAAGCCGTGGGGCTAAAAGGACACTCTATCGGCGGAGCAAAATTTAGCGAAAAGCACGCAAATTTCTTGATAAATTTTGATAACGCAAGCTTTGATGATGCGATAAATCTGATAAATTTAGCCAAGAAGCTGGTGCTGGAAAAATTCGGCGTAGAGCTAAAAACGGAAGTGGTTATAATTTAG
- a CDS encoding tetratricopeptide repeat protein has product MKKLSLILFLVFSCLSVAQAGPNHHNGLVAISKGQWKDAEHYLQLGCYKEKNSSSCKELGQIYEFGRGSDIKKDLARSKQAYEKCCELAFGKRDDCCNKIKDKTAVSPEKGCENGDAAACIDYGYEKQDVKYYQKACDLGSNLGCLWTGYSYTEGKNGAQHDPKKGFEIFSKLCSGGYDDGCKFLAMGYRDGKGVDKNIDKAIEILSQICGGERFDGCAKLGEIYQDDKYGKKDEIKAFEYYLLAFTKKDHEASGKYVKNKDNAAKACEAKIAIGCQYAGSAYYQEKQFAKAMEYSDKGCEHGLIDSCILAGFTYYLPPDESGVTKDLDKAKIYFKKCCELGSSRCCSLLDNIK; this is encoded by the coding sequence ATGAAAAAGTTATCTTTAATCCTGTTTTTAGTATTTAGTTGCTTGTCGGTAGCGCAAGCCGGACCAAATCACCACAATGGGCTAGTGGCGATAAGCAAGGGGCAGTGGAAGGATGCCGAACACTACCTTCAGCTAGGTTGCTATAAGGAAAAGAATAGCTCTTCTTGCAAAGAGCTTGGACAAATTTATGAGTTTGGACGCGGCTCTGATATCAAAAAAGATCTTGCACGTTCAAAGCAGGCTTATGAAAAGTGCTGCGAACTAGCATTTGGAAAAAGGGATGACTGCTGCAACAAAATCAAAGATAAAACAGCCGTAAGTCCTGAAAAAGGTTGCGAAAACGGTGATGCGGCAGCTTGCATAGACTACGGTTATGAAAAACAAGATGTAAAATACTACCAAAAAGCTTGCGATTTGGGCTCAAATTTAGGATGCTTGTGGACGGGATACTCATACACCGAAGGCAAAAACGGCGCACAGCACGATCCTAAAAAGGGCTTTGAGATATTTTCAAAGCTTTGTAGCGGCGGCTACGATGACGGTTGCAAATTCTTAGCAATGGGTTATAGAGACGGCAAAGGTGTAGATAAAAACATAGACAAAGCGATCGAAATTCTAAGCCAAATTTGCGGGGGCGAAAGATTTGACGGATGTGCTAAGCTAGGCGAAATCTACCAAGACGATAAATACGGCAAAAAAGACGAGATAAAGGCATTTGAGTATTATCTGTTAGCCTTTACGAAAAAGGATCATGAGGCGTCAGGAAAATATGTAAAAAATAAAGACAATGCCGCAAAGGCTTGCGAAGCCAAAATCGCTATCGGATGCCAATATGCGGGCTCTGCATACTACCAAGAAAAGCAGTTTGCTAAAGCAATGGAATATTCCGACAAAGGTTGCGAACACGGCTTAATCGACTCTTGCATACTTGCAGGTTTTACATACTATCTGCCACCGGATGAAAGTGGGGTTACAAAAGATCTTGACAAGGCCAAAATTTACTTCAAAAAATGCTGCGAGTTAGGTTCTAGTCGATGCTGCAGCCTATTAGATAATATCAAATAA